The following are encoded together in the Pseudoalteromonas piscicida genome:
- a CDS encoding DUF2339 domain-containing protein: MDTEFISFIFYLFVFIGAVFALQDRQRFKQLVKKVHQLQSTIEQQSRRISVLESRDYSDQIPSEQIPTEHKHSERGQINDETADSTSLTTQTALGEFTTTANHTQPQQPESESTVTIARAKPSKSKPAFEFDFTLDSLLKGNGLFWIGAIVLALGGVFLAKYSIEAGLLPPSVRVILGALFGVSLVTAAEVVNRHKEKLKINTPYISAALASGGVITCFAMTLVAFDFYHFIPANMAFVLLAIISLAATSLALRFGPMLAGIGIVGAYVVPALVSTGSNNIGALLLYISFVSLSAIWVADYVKQKWLWWQSFVWHFLWFCTAVAVGGSSDFWVLLIFALISMYLYVLVDVLGWRLTSSMISPLPVKDLLMPRKEQLGILLPLLLIACALIIKTHIDTLIWANVLFASVVLCAAYRHSALDSWPFYWLLFVLLSFYLMPKVGTYDDVLFPFTGKYLFIQVAVVITMLFSMMMIKRYPSRLAYLVLLNVAPLALYGVSYAISPKVTEAILYPVWAIEMLAIGLFASYCAMKTETNIQQVTYLILANAMLSLCFTMLLSASSLTLAIAVQVASMSYLSWKYKVRLPDWLYKAAFIAVVTRLTFAPWLADYKHETILTIHWTLVVYPLVLGIIWFATKYNPSKALNTWFMGVAMHIVALLVTTETSYLLIGDYPDFTNLGFQESVLLALNWQVLGAVYLWRGQLSDKGNRLYPLAASLLLLGSASLHADISFANNPFFDRQYIGGGVFNWLLLQWLAPACVFAFMLQFKLIPPQFKRLVYGLIALLGVLFINGEIRALFHEGFLVLSMPMEQSELYTYSIVWLLISTALIFVAKRIEHKVLINAGFAGLAIVILKAFVVDMANLEGLLRALSFIGLGLCLVGIGWLFQKIQDQPREVKPTAD; the protein is encoded by the coding sequence ATGGATACGGAGTTTATCTCTTTTATTTTTTATCTTTTTGTATTTATTGGCGCTGTTTTTGCTCTACAAGATAGACAAAGATTTAAGCAACTCGTCAAAAAGGTACATCAATTACAAAGCACGATAGAGCAGCAGAGTCGCAGGATCTCGGTTCTTGAAAGTCGTGACTATTCTGATCAAATACCGTCAGAGCAAATACCTACAGAACACAAGCATTCTGAGCGTGGACAAATAAATGACGAAACAGCTGATAGCACATCATTAACTACACAGACTGCATTAGGTGAATTCACGACAACAGCCAATCATACACAACCTCAGCAGCCTGAAAGCGAAAGCACCGTCACTATCGCAAGAGCCAAACCTAGTAAGAGTAAACCTGCCTTTGAATTTGACTTTACTTTAGATTCCTTATTAAAAGGGAATGGACTCTTTTGGATAGGTGCCATAGTGCTAGCCTTGGGCGGCGTTTTTCTAGCTAAGTACTCTATTGAAGCCGGACTTCTACCTCCAAGCGTACGAGTGATACTGGGCGCTCTTTTTGGCGTCAGTTTGGTTACTGCTGCTGAAGTCGTAAATCGTCACAAAGAAAAGCTAAAAATTAATACTCCCTATATTTCTGCAGCGCTTGCCAGTGGCGGTGTGATCACCTGCTTTGCTATGACATTGGTTGCTTTTGATTTCTATCATTTTATACCGGCTAATATGGCCTTTGTTTTACTCGCCATTATTTCATTGGCTGCAACCTCTTTGGCACTGAGATTTGGTCCTATGCTCGCAGGTATTGGCATCGTTGGTGCGTATGTTGTACCAGCTTTGGTATCGACGGGTTCTAATAATATCGGTGCGTTACTGCTGTATATCAGCTTTGTTTCACTCTCTGCGATATGGGTGGCGGATTATGTGAAGCAAAAATGGTTGTGGTGGCAAAGCTTTGTTTGGCACTTCTTATGGTTTTGCACCGCGGTTGCGGTTGGTGGGAGCAGCGACTTTTGGGTGCTGCTGATTTTTGCGCTTATCTCCATGTACTTATATGTGTTGGTAGATGTACTGGGTTGGCGACTGACGAGTTCAATGATAAGTCCGTTGCCGGTCAAAGATCTATTAATGCCAAGAAAAGAGCAGTTGGGAATTTTACTCCCACTGTTACTTATCGCATGTGCGCTAATAATAAAAACCCATATCGATACGCTGATTTGGGCTAATGTCTTATTTGCTAGCGTTGTTTTGTGTGCGGCTTATAGACATAGTGCATTGGATAGCTGGCCATTTTATTGGCTATTGTTTGTACTTCTCTCATTCTACTTGATGCCCAAAGTCGGCACTTACGACGACGTACTTTTTCCTTTCACCGGTAAGTATTTGTTTATCCAAGTCGCAGTGGTCATCACGATGTTATTTAGCATGATGATGATTAAGCGATATCCATCAAGACTCGCTTATTTGGTGCTGTTGAACGTGGCTCCACTTGCGCTGTACGGTGTAAGCTACGCTATTTCTCCTAAAGTTACAGAAGCAATTTTATATCCTGTATGGGCGATTGAAATGCTGGCCATTGGGCTCTTCGCTTCGTATTGTGCGATGAAAACGGAGACTAATATTCAGCAGGTCACTTACCTTATTTTGGCGAACGCCATGCTGAGTTTGTGTTTTACGATGCTACTCTCGGCAAGCTCGTTGACTTTAGCGATTGCGGTACAAGTAGCGTCTATGAGTTATTTGAGCTGGAAGTACAAAGTGCGTTTACCTGATTGGTTGTATAAAGCTGCATTTATTGCTGTTGTTACCCGTCTTACTTTTGCGCCTTGGCTTGCAGATTACAAGCACGAAACGATTTTAACTATACATTGGACACTTGTTGTCTATCCGCTGGTGCTGGGCATTATTTGGTTTGCTACCAAATACAACCCTTCAAAGGCCCTGAACACTTGGTTTATGGGTGTCGCAATGCATATTGTGGCGCTTCTGGTCACGACCGAAACAAGCTATCTCTTGATTGGTGACTACCCTGATTTTACTAATCTCGGTTTCCAAGAATCCGTGTTGCTTGCTTTGAATTGGCAGGTACTTGGCGCTGTATATCTGTGGCGAGGGCAGCTCAGCGACAAGGGCAACAGACTTTATCCGCTTGCAGCGAGCTTGTTATTACTTGGCAGCGCGTCGCTCCACGCCGATATTTCGTTTGCCAATAATCCGTTTTTTGACAGGCAATATATTGGAGGCGGTGTGTTTAATTGGTTACTTTTGCAGTGGTTGGCACCAGCATGCGTATTCGCTTTCATGCTCCAGTTTAAGTTAATACCACCGCAATTTAAGCGTTTGGTATATGGACTGATAGCCTTGCTAGGGGTCTTGTTTATCAATGGTGAAATTCGGGCGTTATTTCATGAGGGTTTCCTTGTGCTGTCGATGCCGATGGAACAATCCGAGTTATATACCTATTCGATTGTTTGGCTATTGATTTCAACCGCATTGATTTTTGTTGCCAAGCGGATAGAGCATAAAGTGCTGATCAACGCCGGTTTTGCAGGGCTAGCCATTGTTATTTTAAAAGCCTTTGTGGTCGATATGGCAAACCTTGAAGGCTTGCTGCGCGCCTTGTCTTTTATCGGTTTAGGCTTATGTCTGGTGGGAATTGGTTGGCTGTTTCAAAAAATACAGGATCAGCCCAGAGAGGTAAAACCAACGGCGGACTGA
- a CDS encoding carbohydrate binding domain-containing protein codes for MRFLPLLLVVAVSGCSVTQPNLKPKQWRFATDPHGSQAILNGPLVNEKQVAIQFKRVPRVDKQNNSWVELIYDLPTKQLPSQFNIALTYKSDNALIVKLSQQEYGGSGDKSYAHYQTKLPASNTWHTINVSLNDFVRPNWTPAWSKDKGVILKHVSALYFVPDLTDVEGGEASLAIKSLRIE; via the coding sequence ATGCGCTTTTTACCACTCTTATTAGTCGTTGCGGTGTCGGGCTGTAGCGTAACTCAGCCAAACTTGAAGCCAAAACAGTGGCGTTTTGCGACCGATCCACATGGCAGCCAAGCCATTCTTAACGGCCCGCTGGTTAATGAAAAGCAAGTTGCTATTCAGTTTAAGCGTGTACCGCGAGTCGACAAACAAAACAATTCTTGGGTAGAGCTTATTTACGACTTGCCCACTAAACAGCTCCCCTCTCAATTCAATATCGCACTGACGTATAAAAGTGATAACGCTCTGATCGTCAAGTTGTCGCAACAGGAGTATGGTGGCTCGGGTGATAAAAGCTATGCTCACTACCAAACTAAATTACCAGCATCAAACACTTGGCATACAATCAACGTATCTTTAAATGATTTTGTCAGACCCAATTGGACACCAGCTTGGTCAAAGGACAAAGGGGTCATACTCAAGCATGTTTCAGCACTTTACTTCGTACCAGATTTAACGGATGTGGAAGGTGGTGAAGCAAGCCTTGCAATAAAAAGTCTTCGAATTGAGTAA
- a CDS encoding sensor histidine kinase has protein sequence MMDSPIRHTTDWRFSTLASWLGVTLACMYYRNSQLALVGQLIISGAILTLLFFIINNPNKRVHAAACTYLVLIALLMQVSTTSLVFIHLVMFSAIFSPHFSFPKVLSAVLLAMLVYGFTHYARWEGSVPWITFAVWLFFCAMNWFVSRRIVESLNMHYQSRQNYKELKATQHMMGAMSAAQERLNISRELHDSLGHKLTALSINLDFAKRTASEDMEPTLVSCHQLSQTLLEEVRSIVSTQRHNKTLLKQALEAIFKATPNLRYTLKLDRGSEQISQEHSLCVIRFCQEMVSNTLKHTKANHINFEVAIDTATHNLKASAFHNQSESSLPKQGNGLSGLHERLALLNGSFAQKIENQKLISSITIPVPELNLLSENIT, from the coding sequence ATGATGGACTCTCCTATCCGCCATACAACAGACTGGCGTTTTTCAACACTTGCCTCTTGGTTAGGTGTCACACTTGCATGTATGTACTACCGTAACTCTCAGCTCGCATTAGTCGGCCAGCTAATCATTAGCGGTGCCATTTTGACATTGCTGTTTTTTATCATTAACAACCCAAATAAGCGAGTCCATGCGGCAGCCTGTACTTACCTAGTATTGATAGCGCTACTTATGCAGGTATCAACAACTTCGTTAGTTTTTATTCACTTGGTCATGTTTTCCGCAATTTTTAGTCCGCACTTTTCATTCCCTAAAGTTCTGTCTGCCGTGTTACTTGCTATGCTGGTATACGGATTTACACACTATGCAAGGTGGGAAGGAAGCGTACCTTGGATCACCTTTGCTGTTTGGCTATTTTTTTGTGCAATGAATTGGTTTGTCAGCAGACGCATAGTTGAGAGCCTTAATATGCACTACCAATCTCGGCAAAATTACAAAGAGCTCAAAGCCACGCAACACATGATGGGGGCCATGTCAGCAGCGCAAGAAAGACTTAATATTTCCCGAGAATTGCATGATTCACTAGGCCATAAACTCACAGCACTGAGTATTAATCTTGATTTCGCAAAAAGAACGGCAAGCGAAGATATGGAGCCAACCCTAGTAAGTTGCCATCAACTAAGCCAAACTTTGCTTGAGGAAGTAAGAAGCATCGTATCCACTCAGCGCCACAATAAAACACTCTTGAAACAAGCACTCGAAGCAATTTTCAAGGCTACCCCAAATTTGCGCTACACCTTAAAGCTAGACCGCGGATCAGAACAAATCTCGCAAGAACATTCACTCTGCGTGATCCGTTTTTGTCAAGAAATGGTAAGCAATACGCTCAAACATACCAAAGCAAATCATATCAATTTTGAGGTCGCAATTGACACGGCAACCCATAACCTAAAAGCTAGCGCCTTTCACAACCAAAGCGAGTCTAGTTTGCCAAAACAAGGCAATGGCTTATCTGGGCTACATGAACGACTAGCACTACTTAACGGCTCATTCGCACAAAAAATTGAAAATCAAAAGCTCATCAGCTCGATAACCATACCAGTACCCGAACTTAACCTTTTATCCGAGAATATTACATGA
- a CDS encoding response regulator has translation MINCLLVEDQTLVRLGLANLLNLDENICVKGQAEDGIQALELLDSQQFDIILLDMRMPNLDGLGVLNALRTNAIPTPVLIITTFEDCDVLVKAINLGARGYVLKNIELEALIDAIQQVIAGKKVLQSALTTYLLEQQLAPQEKLTEKEQAVLRCLSLGMSNKIIANTLHNSEGTIRNHVSQILAKLEVKDRTQAVIKAINQSLI, from the coding sequence ATGATCAATTGCCTACTCGTGGAAGACCAAACCTTGGTGAGATTGGGCCTAGCCAACTTGCTTAATCTTGACGAAAACATTTGTGTAAAAGGGCAAGCTGAAGACGGTATACAGGCACTTGAGTTACTCGATTCACAGCAATTTGACATCATCTTACTGGATATGCGCATGCCTAATTTAGATGGGCTCGGTGTACTTAACGCATTGCGTACTAACGCAATACCCACTCCAGTTTTGATTATCACTACCTTTGAAGATTGCGATGTATTAGTAAAGGCCATTAATCTTGGTGCACGGGGCTACGTACTTAAGAATATTGAACTAGAAGCATTAATCGACGCCATACAACAGGTGATTGCAGGGAAAAAAGTGCTACAAAGCGCTTTGACGACTTACCTTCTAGAGCAGCAATTAGCACCACAAGAAAAATTGACTGAAAAAGAACAAGCAGTGTTGCGCTGTTTATCTCTCGGCATGTCAAACAAAATCATCGCCAACACCTTACACAATTCCGAAGGCACCATTCGCAACCATGTCTCTCAAATACTCGCAAAACTTGAAGTTAAAGACAGAACCCAAGCGGTCATAAAGGCGATTAACCAGAGTTTGATTTAA
- a CDS encoding TonB-dependent receptor, translating to MIAATQSHRVSSTKAIARHTLSLLIAAVLSGHSYAEAQPTLSTEQSKKIERISVTATRQTENLQDVALAVTALSASELEKMNVQDLGDLASHVPNLNLHSGDASNAVIYIRGIGQIDSISFNDPGVGVYLDDVYLGRVQGAFLDVVDPEQIEVLRGPQGTLYGRNTIGGAVRFSSAKPSQDNEGYVSVALGNYNARTVKASVNGALIDDTLSGRFAIAKSSRDGFSENRYNNRDDHDKDTLAWRGGLLYQPSEYFSAYLVVDGSNASPSSSRTPHRETPIYSVIKEGDYAPQEDPFVVDVNYNDLEELDTSGASLTLEYLTGHSVFKSITARREMEYRTHLDLDATPDASFGIFNFEDQQQISQEFQWLYKDDKFSLVSGLYYFNEDDLSFGGSVAPDFFVMVAPEVYLPWPVINAGERDQENTSSALYANLSWSLTEKLDVTLGARYTIEKKEVTSKGEEFFGTGVTTAEEMEAVFGTGIGYSPTGYSASKEWKEFTPKVVFDYTISDDSMVYLSAGKGFKSGGFNGRITSFAQPFEPETLWSYEIGSKSLLNKQNIRLNTAAFFNDYKNFQLSRFSIDPDTGAFLSLFENAGKATIYGAEMELEAVASDNLTLNLNLGYLGGGYDELIGDFGKEVSDERELVNSPKWNGRAGFEYFFSAFTQGEFSLRASAAYRSKTYLTVSSSEVLAQSGYTLFDMSLHYRSADDSWEASLYGKNLGDKRYRQHGFDLSAAPGVQLGYYGAPRTYGINLKYKF from the coding sequence ATGATTGCAGCAACTCAATCGCACAGAGTCAGTTCAACCAAAGCTATAGCACGGCATACACTATCACTTCTGATAGCGGCAGTATTATCAGGCCATAGTTATGCCGAAGCGCAGCCAACGCTTAGCACTGAGCAAAGCAAAAAAATTGAGCGGATCAGCGTCACCGCTACGCGGCAAACAGAAAACCTACAAGATGTCGCGCTTGCGGTGACCGCCCTCTCCGCCTCAGAGCTTGAGAAGATGAACGTACAAGATCTCGGTGACCTGGCATCTCACGTTCCGAACCTTAACCTGCACTCTGGTGATGCTTCCAACGCCGTCATTTATATCCGCGGGATTGGCCAAATTGACTCTATCTCCTTTAATGACCCCGGGGTTGGCGTGTATCTCGATGACGTATATCTAGGGCGCGTTCAAGGTGCCTTTTTAGATGTTGTCGACCCTGAGCAAATCGAGGTATTACGTGGTCCACAAGGTACCCTTTACGGTCGCAATACCATAGGTGGCGCGGTACGTTTTAGTAGTGCCAAACCTTCGCAAGATAACGAAGGATATGTCAGCGTGGCGCTTGGGAATTATAATGCTCGGACGGTAAAAGCTAGCGTCAACGGTGCATTGATTGACGACACGCTCTCTGGGCGTTTTGCTATTGCCAAAAGTAGTCGAGATGGTTTTAGTGAGAATCGCTACAACAACCGTGACGACCACGACAAAGACACCCTAGCGTGGCGCGGCGGTTTACTTTATCAACCGAGTGAGTATTTTTCGGCCTATTTGGTCGTCGATGGCTCGAACGCATCTCCCTCAAGCTCACGCACTCCACATCGAGAAACACCTATCTATTCTGTGATAAAAGAAGGCGACTATGCACCTCAGGAAGACCCATTTGTCGTCGACGTTAACTACAACGATTTAGAAGAGCTCGATACCTCGGGAGCGAGCTTAACGCTTGAATATCTCACGGGCCACTCGGTATTTAAATCCATCACTGCTCGACGCGAAATGGAATACCGAACGCACTTAGACTTAGATGCCACCCCCGATGCATCGTTTGGTATTTTTAACTTCGAAGATCAACAGCAGATAAGCCAAGAATTTCAATGGTTATACAAAGACGACAAATTCTCTTTGGTATCTGGGCTCTATTACTTTAATGAGGACGATCTGAGTTTTGGCGGCTCCGTTGCACCGGACTTTTTCGTTATGGTGGCACCAGAGGTTTACCTGCCTTGGCCTGTGATTAACGCAGGAGAACGTGATCAAGAAAATACCAGCTCAGCCCTCTACGCTAACCTCTCTTGGTCTTTGACTGAAAAGCTCGACGTCACGCTTGGCGCACGCTACACCATAGAGAAAAAAGAAGTCACATCCAAAGGCGAGGAATTTTTTGGCACCGGTGTAACAACGGCTGAGGAAATGGAAGCGGTATTCGGCACGGGGATTGGCTATAGCCCGACAGGCTACAGCGCATCCAAGGAATGGAAAGAGTTTACCCCAAAGGTGGTGTTCGATTACACCATATCTGACGACAGCATGGTTTACCTGAGCGCTGGAAAAGGGTTTAAAAGTGGCGGTTTTAATGGCCGGATCACCTCATTCGCACAACCTTTTGAACCAGAAACCTTGTGGAGCTATGAAATTGGCTCTAAGTCTTTATTGAATAAGCAGAATATTCGCTTAAATACCGCAGCTTTTTTCAATGACTACAAAAACTTTCAGCTCAGCCGCTTTTCTATCGACCCCGACACCGGCGCGTTTTTATCACTGTTTGAAAATGCAGGTAAAGCCACTATTTATGGCGCAGAAATGGAGCTCGAAGCCGTGGCTTCCGATAACCTCACTCTGAACCTCAACTTGGGCTATTTAGGGGGCGGTTATGATGAGCTTATCGGTGACTTTGGTAAAGAAGTCAGCGATGAAAGAGAGCTGGTTAATTCACCAAAATGGAATGGCCGTGCAGGCTTTGAATACTTCTTTAGCGCCTTTACACAAGGCGAATTTTCACTACGAGCTAGTGCCGCCTATCGCAGTAAAACCTATCTCACCGTGAGCAGTTCAGAGGTACTCGCGCAGTCTGGCTACACCCTCTTTGATATGTCACTACACTACCGCTCCGCGGACGACAGTTGGGAAGCTAGTTTATACGGCAAAAACTTAGGCGATAAACGCTATCGTCAACACGGCTTCGATCTTAGCGCAGCACCTGGGGTTCAACTTGGTTATTACGGCGCGCCTAGAACGTACGGTATCAACCTTAAATATAAGTTTTAA
- a CDS encoding alpha/beta hydrolase: MKLDKQTQALLEDLAAQAGDIHDIEISIETSREGARAMFLGLAGEIDAQVSSQDLHIEHNGIQVGVRCYRPAQPLASPSPAVVFVHGGGWSLGDVDCYDGLVKDLCQQSGVVFFSVEYSLAPEHKFPCALQQVIAVVDWLQENHQRLELDPTKISLMGDSAGGNLALVAAHNLHQQQPNTLSNLYLVYPVVDSFSPHETYPSRMQYGDGNLLLTRKAIKDTCDWYLAPEQSAADINVSPLFIEDMTHLPATSVLLAGCDPLYDEGMLLAKKLKQAGVLNTLTCFENTIHAFFSFAVLDVCKLARSNIANQLKHDLT; this comes from the coding sequence ATGAAATTAGACAAACAAACACAAGCATTGTTAGAAGACCTCGCGGCTCAAGCTGGCGACATTCATGACATCGAAATCTCCATTGAGACCTCACGAGAAGGCGCAAGAGCGATGTTTTTAGGGCTCGCGGGAGAGATTGACGCACAAGTAAGTAGCCAAGACCTACACATTGAACACAATGGTATTCAGGTGGGCGTTCGCTGTTACCGCCCAGCGCAGCCTTTGGCAAGCCCTAGTCCCGCGGTGGTGTTTGTCCACGGTGGCGGTTGGTCCCTAGGAGATGTCGACTGCTATGACGGACTGGTAAAAGACTTATGCCAGCAATCCGGAGTCGTTTTTTTCAGTGTGGAATACAGCCTTGCGCCTGAGCATAAATTCCCATGCGCCCTGCAACAAGTAATAGCTGTAGTGGATTGGCTGCAAGAAAACCACCAGCGGTTGGAGCTAGATCCCACTAAGATTTCACTGATGGGCGACAGTGCAGGTGGTAACTTAGCGCTTGTTGCTGCGCATAACTTACATCAACAACAGCCAAACACCCTAAGTAACTTATACCTAGTTTACCCGGTAGTTGATTCCTTTTCTCCCCATGAAACCTATCCGTCACGCATGCAGTATGGCGATGGAAACTTGTTGCTAACCAGAAAGGCAATTAAAGACACCTGCGACTGGTATCTAGCACCCGAGCAAAGCGCAGCGGACATCAATGTCTCGCCATTATTTATTGAAGACATGACGCACCTTCCTGCCACCAGTGTGTTGCTTGCCGGCTGCGACCCACTTTACGATGAGGGAATGCTGCTCGCTAAAAAACTAAAGCAAGCGGGTGTGCTTAATACCTTAACCTGCTTTGAAAATACCATACATGCGTTTTTCTCCTTTGCCGTGCTCGACGTCTGCAAGCTCGCGCGCAGTAATATCGCTAATCAGTTAAAACATGACTTGACCTAG
- a CDS encoding esterase/lipase family protein codes for MKNTNTALRTHTYGLLVFISLAASGVAHASATLEATYTTGINNGWQKIERWRDNSGHIGNESFPADGRGNQSGQRATFFASNQPSSAQFLLYHAPGWDSNSRQTPVLLIHGANQDADLAWANPNEAGSYGCGRQNCPSQGLMQALANDDYKVFALNLAHKNGDGFIWAEQIANAIAQVKNKTGATQVDLVTWSKSAFNARMYISSLTNAWSTKFNSDVRKLVMLGAPNNGIDWSFRHGVNHTYGAYSQCGGSINGPTAHDQILCFGLWYSSSEWVYDSSYFPGSAQMLKALDDKYALPTTEQDWYTTYYGGLGFVSKGRGIAAFTVNSLVDQVRSAGTDSSVQVYNLCGDQADMAFIHNEHTGPSDGVVFISSCIDSTGISNLAGSAVVATNHLELGWEPSAINQIKNWLSAP; via the coding sequence ATGAAAAACACAAACACAGCATTGCGCACTCACACTTATGGATTGCTCGTTTTTATCTCACTTGCAGCAAGTGGTGTAGCGCACGCATCAGCGACACTTGAAGCCACCTATACCACAGGTATTAACAATGGCTGGCAAAAGATTGAAAGATGGCGAGATAACTCAGGGCATATCGGCAATGAAAGCTTTCCAGCTGACGGTCGTGGCAATCAATCAGGTCAGCGTGCTACTTTCTTTGCGTCTAACCAACCAAGCTCTGCGCAGTTTCTGCTTTATCATGCACCGGGTTGGGATAGTAACAGCCGCCAAACACCAGTGTTGCTGATCCACGGTGCCAATCAAGATGCCGATTTGGCATGGGCAAATCCAAACGAGGCCGGTAGTTACGGCTGTGGTCGACAAAACTGTCCTTCGCAAGGCTTAATGCAAGCGCTTGCCAATGATGATTACAAAGTCTTTGCCTTAAATCTGGCGCATAAAAATGGCGATGGCTTTATCTGGGCGGAGCAGATAGCCAATGCCATCGCTCAGGTTAAAAATAAGACGGGGGCAACGCAAGTCGATTTAGTCACTTGGTCAAAAAGCGCGTTTAATGCCCGCATGTATATTTCTTCTTTGACCAATGCTTGGAGCACTAAATTCAACAGTGATGTACGCAAACTAGTTATGCTCGGCGCCCCCAACAACGGCATTGATTGGTCATTTCGTCACGGCGTTAATCATACCTATGGTGCTTATTCGCAATGTGGCGGCAGCATAAATGGGCCTACTGCGCATGATCAGATATTATGTTTTGGCTTATGGTATTCAAGTTCTGAGTGGGTTTACGACTCGTCTTACTTTCCCGGCTCCGCGCAGATGCTAAAAGCACTCGATGATAAATATGCACTCCCCACCACAGAACAAGATTGGTACACCACTTACTACGGTGGCTTAGGGTTTGTAAGCAAAGGCCGAGGTATCGCAGCGTTTACGGTCAACTCACTGGTAGACCAAGTCCGTAGCGCTGGTACCGACAGTAGCGTTCAAGTTTATAACCTTTGCGGCGATCAGGCTGATATGGCATTTATTCACAATGAACATACCGGTCCTTCCGATGGCGTTGTATTTATCAGTAGCTGCATCGACAGCACGGGAATAAGTAACTTGGCGGGCTCAGCAGTTGTGGCCACCAACCACCTAGAGCTTGGCTGGGAACCCAGTGCAATCAACCAAATCAAAAATTGGTTAAGTGCACCCTAG
- a CDS encoding helix-turn-helix domain-containing protein, producing the protein MSNTAIAPCYVQLMQHTLTAAKLEFAAVARSLVINKAIDALDAIEFMRVMEHCAVELNDESLNLNRKKLLPGTNEFVFNSLRHCRTITQLLQELARGYNFIHAGTYNFCEVSHTQVSYIIDDAAFDYASAADAQFSHCMLDSMLILIHGLVKYVCAETTQVQLTQVQTKSDASSLLNSVITHIPIKPASNRYLLTYQYQETNQSLDLAKLEHLTLDTIYHSLANTLHHQQSINDHANLLDRVYSELNAGTLCQEQMADKLNISSATLRRRLAEYQTSFRQLKNNVQNKQAKLRLTQGSSLYEVAHTLQFSDERSFIRAFKSWNGVTPMQFLQDLSSTVKVDVKQSKAQQK; encoded by the coding sequence ATGTCAAACACCGCCATTGCACCTTGCTACGTGCAATTGATGCAGCACACACTCACCGCAGCAAAACTGGAATTTGCTGCGGTCGCTCGGTCTTTGGTTATCAATAAAGCCATTGACGCCCTAGATGCCATTGAATTTATGCGCGTGATGGAACACTGTGCTGTCGAGCTCAATGACGAAAGCCTAAACCTCAACCGCAAAAAGCTCCTGCCTGGCACCAACGAATTTGTATTCAATAGCCTGCGCCATTGCCGCACCATTACTCAGCTATTGCAAGAGCTTGCCCGTGGCTATAACTTTATCCACGCGGGAACTTACAATTTCTGCGAGGTGTCACACACTCAAGTGAGTTACATAATTGATGATGCGGCTTTTGACTACGCCTCGGCCGCCGATGCGCAATTTTCTCACTGTATGTTAGATAGCATGCTGATATTGATCCATGGCTTGGTAAAATATGTGTGCGCCGAAACCACCCAAGTTCAACTCACACAAGTGCAGACCAAAAGTGACGCAAGCTCGCTGCTAAATTCAGTTATCACCCACATTCCCATTAAACCTGCAAGCAATCGCTACTTGCTCACCTATCAATACCAAGAAACGAATCAATCATTAGATTTAGCAAAGCTAGAACATCTTACGCTCGATACCATTTACCATTCACTGGCAAATACGCTCCATCATCAGCAGTCGATTAACGACCATGCTAACTTGCTCGATAGAGTCTATAGTGAGCTTAACGCGGGAACACTGTGCCAAGAACAAATGGCTGACAAGCTCAATATCAGCTCGGCAACATTAAGACGAAGGCTCGCTGAGTATCAAACCAGTTTTAGGCAACTAAAAAACAACGTACAAAACAAGCAGGCCAAACTGCGACTGACTCAAGGCAGTAGTTTGTATGAGGTGGCGCACACGCTTCAGTTTTCAGATGAGCGTAGCTTTATCCGTGCGTTTAAGTCGTGGAATGGCGTAACGCCTATGCAATTTCTGCAGGATTTGAGTTCTACTGTAAAAGTTGACGTCAAACAAAGCAAAGCACAACAAAAATGA